In Nostoc sp. UHCC 0926, a single genomic region encodes these proteins:
- a CDS encoding helix-turn-helix domain-containing protein, producing the protein MTVDHKRQHLPPKSVLKALRENAGLSQEQLAVYLGIAVSTLRRWENEGMEPSMTKKQWQTFCQLVGVSFDALPQSLAAPAEATA; encoded by the coding sequence ATGACTGTAGACCATAAAAGGCAACATCTGCCACCCAAATCAGTGTTAAAAGCGCTTAGAGAAAATGCAGGTTTGTCACAGGAACAGCTTGCTGTCTACCTTGGCATCGCTGTCTCCACTCTCAGACGATGGGAGAACGAGGGGATGGAACCTTCAATGACTAAAAAACAATGGCAAACTTTTTGCCAGCTCGTTGGCGTATCGTTTGACGCATTGCCTCAGAGTTTAGCTGCTCCTGCTGAAGCCACTGCCTAA